The Mangifera indica cultivar Alphonso unplaced genomic scaffold, CATAS_Mindica_2.1 Un_0052, whole genome shotgun sequence genome includes a window with the following:
- the LOC123206860 gene encoding zinc finger CCCH domain-containing protein 20-like has product MMVGERHRLNPTVHVPPWPPLQDPTSDVICLHSNASSFSDVNCPYYLQEALAALQPFLPTKDPDLDSDTDILGLDADSPVDANSCNHFRMFEFKVRKCARGRSHDWTECPYAHPGEKARRRDPRKYHYSGAACPEFRRGSCKKGDSCEFAHGVFECWLHPARYRTQPCKDGLGCRRRVCFFAHTPEQLRILPQMSPGSIDTSSCAQTLSFLSSPESISPPMSPSLSRSVGSSSMSELVPSLKNLQLGKVKSLPSSWNIHMGGSPRYGSPRGSMIRPDCFSLPSTPTRPGRCYWDPSENLCEDEPVLERVESGRDLRARMFQKLCEENSLERVDPYPYNGAPDVDWVSDLVNGAN; this is encoded by the coding sequence ATGATGGTCGGAGAGCGCCACCGTCTGAATCCGACAGTCCACGTCCCGCCATGGCCTCCACTTCAAGATCCAACGTCTGATGTCATCTGTCTCCACTCCAATGCAAGCAGCTTCTCTGATGTCAACTGCCCGTACTATCTACAGGAAGCCTTAGCTGCACTCCAACCTTTTCTGCCGACTAAGGATCCGGATTTGGATTCGGATACCGATATTTTAGGTCTGGATGCTGACTCTCCCGTGGACGCTAACTCATGCAATCATTTTCGCATGTTTGAGTTCAAGGTGAGGAAGTGTGCACGTGGCAGGTCTCATGACTGGACGGAATGTCCGTATGCTCATCCAGGGGAGAAGGCACGACGGCGTGACCCGAGAAAGTATCACTATTCGGGTGCGGCGTGCCCCGAGTTTCGTAGGGGAAGCTGTAAGAAAGGTGACTCCTGTGAGTTCGCTCACGGTGTGTTCGAGTGCTGGCTTCATCCGGCTCGTTACCGAACTCAGCCATGCAAAGACGGACTGGGTTGTCGGAGGCGGGTTTGTTTCTTTGCCCATACACCAGAGCAGCTTAGAATTTTACCTCAGATGAGCCCGGGAAGTATTGATACTTCTTCCTGTGCCCAGACGCTGTCGTTTTTGTCCTCTCCAGAGTCTATTTCTCCTCCTATGAGTCCATCTCTGAGTCGGTCAGTAGGTTCGAGTTCAATGAGTGAATTGGTGCCGTCCCTCAAGAATCTGCAGTTGGGAAAGGTGAAGTCTTTGCCATCTTCATGGAATATTCATATGGGCGGTTCTCCCAGGTACGGATCTCCGCGCGGGTCCATGATCCGCCCAGACTGTTTTAGCCTCCCTTCAACGCCGACCCGACCCGGAAGGTGTTACTGGGATCCGTCCGAAAATTTGTGCGAGGACGAGCCTGTGCTGGAGAGGGTTGAGTCAGGGAGGGATTTGCGTGCAAGGATGTTTCAGAAATTGTGCGAGGAAAATTCTCTGGAACGGGTCGATCCGTATCCATATAATGGGGCTCCTGATGTTGATTGGGTATCCGACTTGGTGAATGGTGCAAACTGA